From the Ralstonia wenshanensis genome, the window CCCAGCTGCTTGAGCTTGCGGTACAGGTGGGTGCGCTCAAGACCGGTCTTTTCTGCCACGCGGGTCATGCTGCCGCCCTCACGCTGCAGGTGGTATTCGAAGTAGGCGCGCTCAAACAGGTCGCGCGCTTCGCGCAGCGGCATGTCGAACGAGAACTGCATGCCGCCGCCTTCGGCTGCGCGGGTCGGTACGCCATTGATGTCGGTGCGATCGAGCGCGGCAGGCGTCCCTGCGGCGGCGGGGTTGGGCATGGCGCCCGCGAGTCCCGTTGGCGGTGAGGCAGCCGGTGTCGCAGAGCGCGGCTTTTCCTTGCTGCGCGAAAGGCCCTGCTCCACCGCAGTCAGCAGCTTCTGCAGCGCGATGGGCTTCTCCAGGAAATTCAACGCGCCGATCTTGGTCGCCTCGACGGCGGTGTCGATGGTGGC encodes:
- a CDS encoding response regulator, with amino-acid sequence MATILVVDDEMGIRELLSEILGDEGHVVEVAENAQRAREYRANATPDLVLLDIWMPDTDGVTLLKEWASQGLLTMPVIMMSGHATIDTAVEATKIGALNFLEKPIALQKLLTAVEQGLSRSKEKPRSATPAASPPTGLAGAMPNPAAAGTPAALDRTDINGVPTRAAEGGGMQFSFDMPLREARDLFERAYFEYHLQREGGSMTRVAEKTGLERTHLYRKLKQLGVELSRNKGEPAP